Proteins from a genomic interval of Nocardia sp. BMG51109:
- a CDS encoding coenzyme F420-0:L-glutamate ligase, with protein sequence MNAVSEPMGTVEHRPLGDHAPGGELRILPVPGLPEFRPGDDVAEHIAARAPWLADGDVLVITSKIVAKAEGRIVAAPGDPEERDALRRKLVRSEAVRVLAQKGRTLITENRIGIVQAASGIDGSNVDQGELVLLPTDPDGSAKAVRAALADRLGVDVAVIITDTMGRAWRNGQTDAAIGAAGLRVVHDYAGAVDGQGNELQVTQVAVADELAAAADLVKGKLGGVPVAVVRGWSSDDDGSTAAALLRRGEEDLFWLGTAEAVERGRGEALLLRRSVREFADTPVDPGLIRSAVSVALTAPAPHHTRPVRFVWLRRDGLRERLLTAMADKWRADLTADGLPPERVERRVARGRILFDAPEVIIPFCVPDGAHDYPDERRRAAESTMFTVAVGAAVQGLLVALATEGVGSCWIGSTLFAPDITREVLGLEADWKPLGGIAVGYPAEELTPREPREPGTGLIEL encoded by the coding sequence ATGAACGCCGTGAGCGAACCGATGGGCACGGTCGAGCATCGGCCGCTCGGCGATCACGCGCCCGGCGGCGAGCTGCGTATCCTGCCGGTGCCGGGGCTGCCGGAGTTCCGTCCCGGCGACGACGTCGCCGAGCACATCGCGGCCCGGGCGCCCTGGCTGGCCGACGGCGACGTGCTGGTGATCACCAGCAAGATCGTCGCCAAGGCGGAGGGCCGGATCGTCGCCGCTCCGGGCGATCCGGAGGAGCGAGACGCGCTGCGGCGCAAGCTGGTTCGTTCCGAGGCGGTGCGCGTGCTTGCGCAGAAGGGCCGCACGCTGATCACCGAGAACCGGATCGGCATCGTGCAGGCCGCCTCCGGCATCGACGGCTCCAACGTCGACCAGGGCGAGCTGGTGCTGCTGCCCACCGATCCCGACGGCAGCGCCAAGGCGGTCCGCGCGGCGCTGGCCGATCGGCTGGGCGTGGACGTGGCGGTGATCATCACCGACACCATGGGCCGGGCCTGGCGGAACGGACAGACCGACGCCGCGATCGGCGCCGCCGGCCTGCGCGTGGTGCACGACTACGCCGGCGCGGTCGACGGGCAGGGCAACGAACTCCAGGTCACGCAGGTCGCCGTCGCGGACGAGCTGGCCGCCGCGGCCGATCTGGTGAAGGGGAAGCTGGGTGGCGTCCCGGTCGCGGTGGTGCGCGGCTGGTCCTCCGACGACGACGGCTCCACCGCGGCGGCCCTGCTGCGCCGCGGCGAGGAGGACCTGTTCTGGCTGGGCACGGCCGAGGCCGTCGAACGCGGTCGCGGCGAAGCGCTGCTGCTGCGGCGTTCGGTGCGCGAATTCGCCGACACCCCGGTCGATCCCGGCCTCATCCGGTCCGCGGTCTCGGTGGCGCTGACGGCGCCCGCCCCGCATCACACCCGGCCCGTGCGATTCGTCTGGCTGCGCCGCGACGGCCTGCGCGAGCGGCTGCTGACGGCGATGGCCGACAAATGGCGCGCCGACCTGACCGCCGACGGGCTGCCGCCGGAGCGAGTCGAGCGCCGGGTGGCCCGGGGCCGCATCCTGTTCGACGCCCCCGAGGTGATCATCCCGTTCTGCGTTCCGGACGGCGCGCACGACTATCCGGACGAGCGCCGCCGCGCGGCCGAGTCCACGATGTTCACCGTGGCGGTCGGCGCGGCCGTGCAGGGCCTGCTGGTGGCGCTGGCCACCGAGGGGGTCGGCAGCTGCTGGATCGGGTCCACCCTCTTCGCCCCGGACATCACCCGGGAGGTACTGGGCCTGGAGGCCGACTGGAAGCCGCTGGGCGGCATCGCGGTCGGCTATCCGGCCGAGGAGCTGACACCGCGGGAGCCGCGGGAACCGGGTACCGGACTGATCGAACTGTGA
- the cofD gene encoding 2-phospho-L-lactate transferase, with amino-acid sequence MTGERADIAPGTGPRIAVLVGGVGGARFLLGVRELLPEADVSAIVNVGDDVWMHGLRVCPDLDTCMYTLGGGIDTERGWGRLGETWHAKEELAKYHAVPDWFGLGDRDIATHLVRSEMLRAGYPLSAVTEALCNRWQPRVKLLPATDDRCETHVVISDPDRPGERRAIHFQEWWVRYRASVETHGFVTIGADQAKPAPNVTQIIEAADVVLLAPSNPVVSIGAILSVPGIRGALRTTRARVVGLSPVIDGKPLRGMADECLSVIGVQTSAEAVGRHYGARSGTGILDGWLVHSTDTADVPGVEVRSVPLLMTDPATTAEMVREALDVAGVKP; translated from the coding sequence GTGACTGGAGAACGAGCGGACATCGCGCCCGGAACCGGCCCGCGGATCGCCGTGCTGGTCGGCGGAGTCGGCGGCGCGCGCTTCCTGCTGGGCGTGCGCGAACTGCTGCCCGAGGCCGACGTTTCGGCCATCGTCAACGTCGGCGACGACGTCTGGATGCACGGCCTACGCGTCTGCCCCGACCTGGACACCTGCATGTACACGCTGGGTGGCGGCATCGACACCGAACGCGGCTGGGGCCGGCTGGGGGAAACCTGGCACGCCAAGGAGGAGCTGGCGAAATACCATGCCGTGCCGGACTGGTTCGGGCTCGGCGATCGGGATATCGCCACGCATCTGGTGCGCAGCGAAATGTTGCGTGCCGGGTACCCGCTCTCGGCGGTTACCGAGGCGTTGTGCAACCGGTGGCAGCCGCGCGTGAAACTACTTCCGGCAACCGACGACAGATGTGAAACACATGTCGTCATCAGTGATCCCGACAGGCCCGGCGAACGTCGCGCGATTCATTTCCAGGAGTGGTGGGTACGCTACCGGGCGAGCGTCGAGACCCATGGATTCGTCACAATCGGGGCGGATCAGGCCAAACCGGCCCCTAATGTGACGCAAATCATAGAGGCCGCTGACGTTGTGCTCTTGGCTCCCTCCAACCCGGTGGTGAGCATCGGCGCCATCCTCTCGGTGCCCGGTATTCGCGGTGCGCTGCGCACCACCCGCGCGCGCGTGGTGGGGCTGTCGCCGGTGATCGACGGTAAGCCGTTGCGCGGCATGGCCGACGAGTGCCTGTCGGTGATCGGGGTGCAGACCTCGGCGGAGGCGGTCGGCCGGCACTACGGCGCCCGCTCCGGCACCGGCATTCTCGACGGCTGGCTGGTGCACTCCACCGACACCGCCGACGTTCCGGGCGTCGAGGTGCGCAGCGTGCCGCTGCTGATGACCGATCCGGCCACCACCGCCGAGATGGTGCGCGAGGCACTCGATGTCGCAGGAGTGAAGCCGTGA
- a CDS encoding WhiB family transcriptional regulator: protein MFDSIEEQWQERALCAQTDPEAFFPEKGGSTREAKRICMGCEVRDECLEYALAHDERFGIWGGLSERERRRLKRGIS from the coding sequence ATGTTCGACAGCATCGAGGAGCAGTGGCAGGAGCGCGCCCTGTGCGCCCAGACGGATCCGGAGGCGTTCTTCCCGGAGAAGGGCGGCTCGACCCGCGAGGCGAAGCGGATCTGCATGGGCTGCGAGGTCCGCGACGAGTGCCTGGAATACGCCCTCGCGCACGATGAGCGCTTCGGCATCTGGGGCGGTCTGTCGGAGCGGGAGCGCCGGCGGCTCAAGCGCGGCATCAGCTGA
- a CDS encoding metallopeptidase family protein, which translates to MTRSRKRSPTARSVIRRGRGVRGPVLPPTVPAWRTRGQQFDRLVLEAFAPLDGRWHDRLTKLDIAVDDVPKIRPLHPDSVTWPDEVVADGPVPLSRLVPAGVDRHGAATRARVVLFRKPLELRAGDPDDLVDLLREVLVQQIATYLGVDPDVIDPAE; encoded by the coding sequence ATGACCCGTTCACGCAAGCGTTCGCCCACCGCGCGGTCGGTGATACGCCGCGGGCGCGGTGTTCGCGGGCCCGTGCTGCCGCCCACCGTGCCCGCCTGGCGCACCCGGGGGCAGCAGTTCGACCGGCTGGTGCTGGAGGCGTTCGCCCCGCTGGACGGCCGCTGGCACGATCGGCTCACCAAGCTGGACATCGCCGTCGACGATGTGCCGAAAATCCGCCCGCTGCACCCGGATTCGGTGACCTGGCCGGACGAGGTGGTCGCCGACGGCCCGGTGCCGCTGTCGCGCCTCGTCCCGGCCGGGGTCGACCGGCACGGCGCGGCGACCAGGGCCAGGGTCGTGCTGTTCCGCAAGCCGCTGGAGTTGCGCGCGGGCGACCCGGACGATCTGGTGGACCTCCTACGCGAGGTCCTGGTGCAGCAGATCGCCACCTATCTGGGGGTCGACCCGGACGTCATCGATCCGGCGGAATAA
- a CDS encoding DUF3499 domain-containing protein, with product MRRCCRPGCKNPAVATLTYVYSDSTAVVGPLATVAEPHSWDLCDTHGSRITAPKGWEMVRHEGGFSAPDEDDLTALAEAVREAGMRRRAPEPEQRGYQDSPPAPPRPARSGRPGRTGRRGHLRVLPDPPN from the coding sequence ATGCGTCGCTGCTGCCGCCCAGGCTGCAAGAACCCGGCCGTCGCGACGCTCACCTACGTGTACTCGGATTCGACGGCCGTCGTCGGCCCGCTGGCCACCGTCGCCGAGCCGCACTCCTGGGATCTCTGCGACACCCACGGTTCCCGGATCACCGCGCCCAAGGGCTGGGAGATGGTCCGGCACGAGGGCGGCTTCTCCGCTCCCGACGAGGACGATCTGACCGCCCTCGCCGAGGCGGTTCGCGAGGCCGGAATGCGTCGGCGCGCACCCGAACCCGAACAGCGCGGATATCAGGACAGTCCCCCGGCCCCGCCCCGGCCCGCCCGCTCCGGTCGTCCCGGCCGCACCGGCCGCCGCGGACATCTGCGCGTCCTGCCGGATCCGCCGAACTGA